The following nucleotide sequence is from Mangifera indica cultivar Alphonso chromosome 1, CATAS_Mindica_2.1, whole genome shotgun sequence.
aattaaatgattttgaattaaaagtaaaataatatttaatcatatgataattaCGCTCAATTGTTACTTAAAACTAGtgtaaataacattatttttctctttttaacctAAAATCTAATAGATTAAAAATGAATCTTCTTCAACCTATATACCCTTAGTTACAGTTATATCTCCATAAATAGGTTAATAGAGAGTTCAGGCTCATCAGTGTGATAATAtctcaattcaagtttgagttcaacaCATTAATATCCTTAGGTCAAACCAGCTCTAAGAAATGGTGGATACTTAACTAGTGTTGTGAGcattataatgattttttttcattataaaaagtcacaggactatttcccacccaaggtatactgtaTTCCCAAGTTTCTcctctttaactttgataatccaaaatacctactcataagtagttaaaattaacagtaataagggtaaaatcatcattttatctataatattaaaaaaaaaactaaaatataatctctttttacccccttaaactttaaaaactaaaaattttctccagcctaagttttaaaaaatgacaatttccccctagggtttcatttcgAAATCTCTGATGTCATCTCCGGCTCCTTTATCGTTGGCTCTTCCTCTGACAGTCTTTCTCCACCTATTTGGACTCCCGATTGACGTTAGAGGAGCCGTGAAAAACAAATAACTTCATCTCCCGAAGAAGCTTTTCGATTTGTCAGGTCAGATCTCGATCGACCGATGTTccaaaggagaaaagaaaaaccgTCAGAGCATGGTAATGCCTCTGGAAAGCTTTGTCGTCGACGATGACATTGGATTTGGCATCGGGGATTGAAAGCTAAACCCTAGGAggagaatgctattttttaaaacttggtctagggaaaaattgttagtttttaggggttaggagGGAAtactagattaaattttaatttatttttaatattataaataaaataaagattttaccctttaaacctttaattttaacaagTTCATAgctgggtaaataagattttcatagttaataggTGAAAAGTTGATAGtataacatactttgggtgggaaatagtcctttggccttttttcaattcaaaatgcCTTgtacaagtttttaaaaaaaaaaaaaaagcacacaagttaaatacattatttaatgCTCTTCCTGTTGATTATAACTTGAATCTTGCTATTATtccatatgaaaattttagattatttgtttAGAAGATTTGTAAGTGTCTTtcctttataaatatattacctTTTATTAGAAGAAATAATCTCAAATTGTGAAAGATACTTATAGAATAGCGAGAGACTATTAGGGTTAGGGGACTCTTATAAGAATTAAATAGTTCAAAAAatgttttgtgatttttttatttcataagtCACACAattgtaaaaaattttgtaacagTTTCTTCAAAGACACAATATAGTGAATTGAGTTTATggggaatattaattaaaatagtcatcttcttttgttttttatacatatatgactactttttttttctattatataaatatagtcatttttttaaattgaatttacttttaaaagaataagaTTTTAGGGTTGGCTGGATGAGTTGGTTGGCCAACCAAACATCCGaccaaccaatttttaaaaataaattggttgatcaatcaattttttaaaaataaattaattagatgGGTGTTTGACCGACCGACCAACCAACCACTTGGCCAGCCATTCGACCAACCACCCGGCTAacttttctttcatattttcatctcatttcattttatatttcagTCTTGGTTGGGTGAGTGAGTGAGGTTTTATGTCTCAACTGGATGAGTTTGTGTTTGGTTGAATGAGTTTTGGCTGGATGAGTACAAAACATAAGAACATTgcagatattttatattttaaactatatatgtataataagaaaaaaaaagtgactctaaatatatatatatatatatatatatatatatatatatatatatatatatatacacgaaagaggaaaaaatgggttattttaatcaataccCCAAGTTTTGGAGTAAACATAGAGAAAATCAAATTAACGCTTTCTTTATATTTGTGGGGGTTTAGGTGCTGCTGGTTTTTTAATCCCAGCCCTTCCTTCGCCGACTCCTGACAGCATAAGTCAACCATTTTGCCGTGGTTGGCATTTACAAGTTCTACATGAAAGCTTCAGAGAAGCAGTAATTACAAATAGCCCCCTCTATTACCTTTGTTTTATCTGTCCACCCTCAAGTTTTAGTGTATACCTTGCAATTAGGGTGTGTGATTATGGCTCCATCATTGCGTAATCAACCAGTTGAGCTCATTTAGACGACAGGCAAAGTAAGTAGTCGTGTTATTGCTTCTAACGACtaagtttaagttaaatttctaatttctaatttaaacttatttaaattgatatataatattattataaaattatcaaaaataaataaataatatcattgaaagaatgaataatattatcaataaaataaataattttaaactgagttattaaattgaaaatcaaattcaaaattggtTTGGCCTAACCGAGGCAACTTAACAATTAGGTTATTGCAAATAGGAGAACACATCTCATGACAAAACCTGTATACATGTTTTCCTTATTATGTAATACATTAAAGTCCACATCCTCGAACACTTATTATTGACACACACATACGTACAAACTTATTCGACCAAGTAAGAAACCAAAGATTCTCTAGTTCCCTCCAGCTTCAATTTTCGACCTCCTTTGTCTCATCGGCAGGGTGCCCTCCATGGTGTTTGTGGCGATGTTTGTGGCCGTGTTTGTGACTGTGGCCATGTCCGTGGCCGAATTTGTGGTCAGACTGCTCCACGTTGGTTTCTTCTGCAAAAAAGATCGTTAAATAAAGCTATTATATACAAGCAAAGAAAAACTATGAACATATATATGCAACTCTTTTACCAAAATGAACTTACGGGTGGTCTCAGCAAGCTCACGAGCAGTCACCTCGGAGGAGATGAGAAGGACAACTGCAAAGGCGAGGCCAAGAAGAAGGAAGGTCTTGGAGAAAGCCATTTTTGACGATGCAAATATTTTTCAAGCTGCAAttgcaaaacaaaatataaaagatagcTTGGTAACTTGGTGAAGAATGTGCAAGGAACAACCTCTATTTATAGAAGGCACTTGGAAAGAAAAGGTTGCATAGGTTTTTTCTGATtgtgataaaatattagaacCCTATTCCAAGTGTCAAAGATCTATCAAGCAAGAGGGGTCCTTATATTACTTTATgtattttttcaatatgtatGTGAAGTTAATTAATAGCCTATTGTTTGTAGAGAAGACTTGCGGTGGTGCTTAAGAAGATTCAAGAGTTTATCTTTGAAAGATTGGTTATGATAAAGACATAAACTGGACAACGTACGTGGTAAATCGGTTTAATTGATAAATTCGTAATTCATCCTTCTATCACTGTGATTGATAGCTTACATTTGATCAATTTATCACTAAATTGATTTCTTATTTCTGATGTTTATACTGAAGCTAGTAAACTGTTGAGAGAATAGTCCAATAATCCATCATAAGGGtctttgtaataatttgattcattatcaagatattgtccactttgaacATATAGTTCAGAATAGTTTTACTTCTGAGTTTTACAACTCAAAACATGTTTTGACAGTTTTAAAGAGCTCACaaattatttaaccaatcaaatcgTCTCATCCTTAACTAATGTGAGATACGCAAGTAGAGTACAGATAGACTCAACATCTTTTACATGTTTTACTGATATAGAATTTGTCTAAAGATATCACATACACCCCTTTTATGAGACTCAACCGTTGAGTCCTATAAAAGATGGTATATGTGATACCCTTAAACAAATCTTATATATCAAAAAGATCTTAAGTATATTTGTACTATATTTGTATATCACACATCAGTTAGGGatgaaataatttgattgattaaatacTTTATGAACTTcttaaaattatcaagataatttttggGTTACAAAACCTAGAAACAAAATCACCTTGAATTGTCtatccaaaatagataataCCTTAATAGTTAATCAGATTATTACtccaaaaatattacaaaatctaaatatatatatatatatgcatagatATTGATATATTTGACCATGAAATAGCATACAAACAAGATTAGTTTGCTTAAATGGAAACTTCACCTGCAATCAATTTTGTGGTAATAAATTAATGCAAGTGATTCGCTAAGAGAGTCGATAAGACTCATTCGCTTCTTTCcgtgtttaaaataaaaaaaatataattagatctCCCTGGCTAGACCGCTAGATCGGAAAATgacttaattaaataataaatttactgGGTTGATTAATCTAATCGATTGATTGAATCAATGATATTAGTATAATATGgttatcatatgatattatcataatatcaaTATGACGGTAAGATtgatatgattaaatagttaaacTACAATTCGAAACTATTtttttgatttcaatttgatttaatttagtcATGacctaaattaaatttgatatgatcTTGATTTTGGATCCAATCTATTAATCTGAGCCGGGTTTTAAAAGAACACTCTTCACTTCtatatttagtttatttatatatttcatcttAAGACATTTCATTGTAATCAAACAAAGATTATTAACCCTCCTATCAATtcctctaattctctaattttcaCTCGAAGAAATATGAATGTAGGAGATTACATTATGTAGACGTCCTAAATTTTTCATACACAAGCAGACGATGTAGTCTTTTCGCAGAGAAGAGTCCAGGAAAAGATATATGGCAtgcaaaaacattttcaaattgaaaaagtgGCGTGGCCCGGACTTGAACCGGAGACCTTCAGTGTGTTAGACTGACGTGATAACCAACTACACCACGACACCAGATGATGACAATTTAGAAGACAAGCATAGTGTAGTATAACTCGTCTTTCACATTTATTATTTCCCTCCGAGGGGTACGGTATCTGAGAAATATGATACTTATAGAAACCGGCGAGGGGTTTGTACCCATTGATAATACATCAAGCTTAATTA
It contains:
- the LOC123195961 gene encoding glycine-rich protein DC7.1-like; the encoded protein is MAFSKTFLLLGLAFAVVLLISSEVTARELAETTQETNVEQSDHKFGHGHGHSHKHGHKHRHKHHGGHPADETKEVEN